The following proteins are co-located in the Apium graveolens cultivar Ventura chromosome 5, ASM990537v1, whole genome shotgun sequence genome:
- the LOC141661181 gene encoding uncharacterized protein LOC141661181 → MCGIDLIGELPKAKGDVKYAVVAVDYFNKWAEAMPLVTITAKIIKDFVFNSIVCRFGIPYKLFYDNGNQFDSKELRQLDRYTEEDAEVNQRLHLDLLEETRENSQLRLAAYQQRAARYYNKKIKGQLLKVGDMVLRKVMPNTKNPQHGVFGANWEGPYRIKAILWKGTYHLEDLEGKLVPRAWNAEHLRKYYQ, encoded by the exons ATGTGTGGGATTGATCTTATTGGGGAGTTACCCAAGGCTAAAGGAGATGTCAAGTATGCGGTGGTTGCAGTTGATTACTTTAATAAGTGGGCAGAAGCTATGCCACTGGTGACTATCACCGCGAAGATAATCAAAGACTTTGTCTTCAACTCCATTGTGTGTAGGTTTGGGATACCTTATAAACTTTTCTATGATAACGGGAACCAGTTTGATAGCAAGGAATTACGACAACT AGATCGTTACACGGAGGAAGATGCAGAAGTTAACCAGAGGCTTCACTTGGACCTTTTGGAAGAAACGAGGGAGAATTCCCAGTTAAGGCTCGCGGCATACCAACAGCGTGCTGCAAGGTACTACAACAAGAAGATAAAGGGACAACTGCTAAAGGTAGGGGATATGGTGCTCAGGAAGGTGATGCCAAACACAAAGAATCCCCAGCATGGAGTATTTGgggctaattgggaaggaccatacaggATAAAAGCAATCTTATGGaaggggacttatcaccttgaagacTTGGAAGGGAAGTTGGTTCCGCGAGCATGGAATGCGGAGcatctccgaaagtattatcagtaa
- the LOC141661182 gene encoding uncharacterized protein LOC141661182 translates to MECTFPERHLPSPQDIIPEGTNTETKCRKLYVDGSSTAERSRAGLILISLEGFTIQHAITFAFKATNNQAEYEALISGLRLEKSLGISKMTVYSDFHIVVKQTSGEYIAKDPTLAQYQAMVRNILEALPTSPYF, encoded by the coding sequence ATGGAATGCACCTTCCCGGAGCGGCACCTGCCCTCCCCCCAAGATATAATCCCGGAAGGAACCAACACAGAAACAAAATGTCGGAAGCTCTATGTTGATGGATCATCCACGGCCGAAAGATCCAGAGCGGGCCTCATCCTTATTAGCCTCGAGGGCTTTACCATTCAACATGCAATAACCTTTGCTTTCAAGGCAACGAATAATCAGGCTGAATATGAGGCACTCATCTCCGGGCTCAGATTGGAAAAATCTCTTGGTATTTCAAAGATGACCGTCTACAGTGATTTTCATATCGTGGTCAAGCAAACCAGTGGAGAATATATCGCGAAAGACCCAACATTGGCACAGTACCAGGCTATGGTACGGAATATCTTGGAAGCACTCCCGACATCACCATACTTCTAA
- the LOC141659342 gene encoding long-chain-alcohol oxidase FAO1-like gives MISCLLNLNSNISHKNFQANENSENPVWKAIGYNVDKLEEKFSEKEARPLDKGMVETIYETESSFVHSLTQKGLTVNKDPKQRDTYKITCDVVIVGSGCGGGVAASVLAKSGYKVVVLEKGNYFTKNDYSSLEGPSMSQLYENGGILSTIDGKTMIMAGSTVGGGSAINWSACIKTPKNVLQEWSDEHKLQLFTSSEYKSAVDTVWERIGVTEKCVEEGFQNQILRTGCERLGFEVEAVARNSSKNHYCGSCCYGCKSGDKKGTDVTWLVDAVDAGAVIISGCKAEKFIIEKNSRNLHCERIRKKKCHGVIAKFNLKEDVNINKKSILHVEAKVTISACGALLTPPLLISSGLRNQNIGLNLHLHPVLMAWGYFPEETSSEYKGKHYQGGIITSLCKVVDSKSNNVRAVIEAPALLPGSFAGLCPWESGLDYKTRMLKYARTAHLFAMVRDRGSGKVRAEGRISYKMNKEDKENIRAGLKEALQILIAAGAVEVGTHRSDGQRFKCNGTTAMELKEFLDQISAPQGPKSMEKYWTTYSTAHQMGSCRMGIDDTRGAVDDNGESWEAQDLFVCDASVLPTAVGVNPMITIQATAYCLSNKITEILKRRHT, from the coding sequence ATGATAAGTTGTTTACTGAATTTGAATTCTAACATTAGTCATAAAAACTTTCAGGCTAATGAGAATTCTGAAAATCCAGTATGGAAAGCCATTGGCTACAATGTGGATAAGCTCGAGGAGAAGTTCTCAGAAAAAGAGGCAAGACCTCTCGATAAAGGAATGGTTGAAACCATCTATGAGACTGAATCAAGCTTTGTTCATTCACTCACCCAAAAAGGCCTTACTGTCAACAAAGATCCTAAACAACGAGACACATACAAGATTACATGTGATGTTGTTATTGTAGGGTCTGGTTGTGGTGGAGGTGTGGCAGCTTCAGTGCTTGCCAAATCAGGCTATAAGGTAGTGGTTCTCGAAAAAGGTAACTACTTCACAAAGAATGACTATTCTTCCCTGGAAGGACCTTCCATGTCCCAGCTATATGAAAATGGAGGTATTCTTTCAACTATCGATGGGAAAACAATGATCATGGCAGGATCAACAGTTGGTGGTGGTTCAGCAATTAACTGGTCAGCCTGCATCAAAACACCAAAGAATGTGCTGCAAGAATGGAGTGATGAACACAAGCTCCAACTTTTTACAAGCTCAGAGTATAAATCTGCTGTGGATACAGTGTGGGAAAGAATTGGGGTTACGGAGAAATGTGTTGAAGAGGGTTTCCAGAATCAAATTCTTCGTACAGGGTGTGAAAGACTTGGTTTTGAAGTTGAAGCAGTTGCAAGGAATTCCTCAAAGAATCATTACTGTGGTTCTTGCTGTTATGGATGTAaatcaggagataagaaaggcACCGACGTGACTTGGCTGGTCGATGCAGTAGATGCTGGTGCAGTTATCATATCAGGATGCAAAGCTGAGAAATTCATAATAGAAAAGAATTCAAGGAATCTGCATTGTGAAAGAATAAGGAAAAAGAAATGCCATGGAGTGATTGCAAAATTTAATCTTAAAGAGGATGTTAACATTAATAAGAAGAGCATCCTTCATGTTGAGGCGAAAGTAACTATCTCAGCATGTGGAGCTCTCTTGACACCACCTCTTCTGATCTCTAGCGGGTTAAGAAATCAAAACATTGGCCTGAACCTTCATCTACACCCGGTTTTGATGGCATGGGGGTATTTTCCAGAAGAAACTAGTTCAGAGTACAAAGGAAAACATTACCAAGGCGGAATTATTACATCTCTTTGTAAGGTTGTTGATTCTAAGTCTAACAACGTCAGAGCTGTAATTGAAGCTCCTGCATTATTACCAGGATCCTTTGCTGGATTATGTCCTTGGGAGTCTGGACTAGACTACAAGACAAGAATGTTGAAGTATGCTAGAACAGCTCATTTATTTGCGATGGTCAGGGACCGAGGATCAGGGAAAGTAAGGGCGGAAGGGAGGATAAGTTATAAAATGAACAAGGAAGATAAAGAAAATATTAGAGCAGGTCTGAAGGAAGCATTGCAGATTTTGATTGCAGCAGGAGCTGTTGAGGTGGGAACTCATCGGAGTGATGGCCAGAGATTTAAATGTAATGGGACTACTGCAATGGAGCTGAAAGAATTTCTTGACCAGATATCTGCTCCTCAAGGGCCAAAATCGATGGAAAAATATTGGACAACCTATTCAACAGCCCATCAAATGGGAAGTTGTAGAATGGGGATTGATGACACTCGAGGTGCAGTTGATGATAATGGGGAGAGTTGGGAAGCACAAGACCTTTTCGTTTGTGATGCTAGTGTTCTACCTACTGCTGTTGGAGTTAATCCAATGATTACGATCCAAGCAACTGCTTATTGCCTCTCCAACAAGATCACAGAGATTTTGAAGAGAAGGCATACCTAG
- the LOC141659341 gene encoding phosphate transporter PHO1 translates to MVKFSKQLEAQLIPEWKDAFVNYWQLKKHIKRIKISRSSKHAPHHQDCNIGFSILDSIRLLTSKISDCLCTATSKTPQIIEVRSKTQIQEEGEDEEEVYETELSHLFSDEDEIKQYFATLDDELNKVNQFYRSKEGEFIERGENLNKQLQILLDLKHVLNERRQHKLSSKSGSGFFSRSMSFSTRNSDTNSESGNDCCDSPTDNSSQTDDVIAALQKNGINFINSGKTKKGSKPKGAMRIDIPATTPARTISAVTSMLWEDLVNNPKKEGQGDFVNRKKIQCAEKMIRGAFVELYRGLGLLKTYSSLNMVAFTKILKKFDKVSNQDASASYLKVVKRSHFISSDKVVRLMDEVESLFTQHFANNDRKKAMKFLRPQQHKESHMITFFVGLFTGCFVTLFGVYIILAHLSGMFSPTTQVAYMETVYPVFSVFALASLHMFAYGCVLFWWKVTRINYNFIFEFQPSTALKYRDAFLICTCMMTSVVGAMVIHLILLSNGFPPSKADTVPGILLVCFIALLVCPLNIFYRPTRYCFLRIIRNIVCSPFYKVLLVDFFMADQLTSQIPLMRHLESTVCYFTAGSFKTHQYATCKSGKMYRELAYVISFAPYYWRAMQCARRWFDEADVSHLANLGKYVSAMVAAGARLTYAKQPNTTWMIIVLLTSLVATVYQLYWDFVKDWGLMNPKSKNPWLRDELILKNKSIYYISIAINVVLRVAWLETVMKFNVGMIESRLLDFFLASLEVIRRGHWNFYRLENEHLNNSGNYRAVKAVPLPFRDFDSDD, encoded by the exons ATGGTGAAGTTCTCGAAACAGCTGGAAGCTCAGCTTATTCCGGAGTGGAAGGATGCTTTTGTAAACTACTGGCAGCTCAAGAAGCATATTAAGAGAATAAAGATCTCTAGATCTTCTAAACATGCTCCTCATCATCAAGATTGCAATATTGGCTTCTCCATTCTTGATTCTATTCGACTTCTTACTAGTAAAATCTCGGATTGCCTCTGCACTGCTACTAGCAAAACCCCTCAGATTATAGAG GTAAGAAGCAAAACACAAATACAAGAAGaaggtgaagatgaagaagaagttTACGAAACTGAACTCTCCCATTTATTTTCCGACGAAGATGAG ATTAAACAATATTTCGCAACACTGGATGATGAGCTCAACAAAGTGAACCAGTTTTACAGAAGCAAGGAGGGGGAATTTATCGAGAGAGGAGAAAATTTGAACAAGCAGCTTCAGATTTTGTTAGATCTCAAACACGTTTTGAACGAACGCCGACAACATAAACTGTCTTCGAAATCAGGCTCTGGGTTCTTTTCTCGCTCCATGTCCTTCTCCACCAGGAACTCTGATACAAATTCTG AAAGTGGGAATGATTGTTGTGACAGTCCAACGGATAATTCATCTCAGACGGATGATGTAATTGCTGCACTACAGAAAAACGGAATAAATTTCATAAACTCGGGGAAGACGAAGAAGGGAAGCAAGCCAAAAGGTGCAATGAGGATTGATATTCCGGCAACAACTCCGGCTCGAACAATATCAGCAGTTACATCAATGTTATGGGAAGATTTAGTGAATAATCCGAAAAAAGAAGGGCAAGGAGATTTTGTTAACAGGAAAAAGATTCAGTGTGCTGAGAAAATGATCAGAGGCGCTTTTGTTGAACTCTACAGAGGTCTTGGCTTACTTAAAACCTACAG TTCTTTGAATATGGTGGCGTTTACGAAGATACTAAAAAAGTTTGATAAG GTATCCAACCAGGATGCATCAGCAAGTTACCTGAAAGTGGTAAAGAGATCACACTTCATTAGTTCTGATAAG GTGGTAAGACTAATGGATGAAGTGGAGTCCTTGTTCACCCAGCACTTTGCCAACAATGACAGGAAAAAGGCAATGAAATTCTTGAGACCCCAGCAACACAAAGAATCCCACATGATCACCTTTTTTGTTG GCTTGTTCACAGGCTGTTTTGTAACACTGTTTGGTGTGTACATAATTTTGGCACATTTGAGTGGCATGTTTTCTCCTACAACACAAGTTGCTTATATGGAAACTGTCTACCCTGTTTTCAG CGTGTTTGCACTTGCCAGCTTACACATGTTTGCGTATGGCTGCGTTCTGTTTTGGTGGAAGGTAACGCGGATCAATTACAACTTCATTTTTGAGTTCCAGCCTAGTACTGCACTGAAATATCGAGACGCCTTCCTCATCTGCACTTGCATGATGACTTCTGTGGTTGGAGCCATGGTTATCCACCTTATCTTACTCTCTAATGGATTTCCACCTTCCAAAGCTGATACTGTCCCTGGCATTCTCCTTGTG TGTTTCATTGCGCTCCTAGTATGTCCGCTGAACATTTTTTATCGTCCAACTCGATACTGTTTCCTCAGAATTATACGAAACATAGTCTGCTCTCCATTTTATAAG GTTTTACTGGTAGACTTTTTCATGGCTGATCAACTTACTAGCCAG ATTCCATTGATGAGGCACTTGGAGTCTACAGTGTGCTACTTTACTGCAGGGAGTTTCAAAACACACCAATATGCAACCTGCAAATCCGGAAAAATGTACAGAGAACTAGCTTATGTTATCTCTTTCGCTCCATACTATTGGCGTGCTATGCAG TGTGCTAGGCGATGGTTTGATGAAGCTGATGTAAGCCACCTAGCAAACTTAGGGAAATATGTGTCTGCCATGGTGGCAGCTGGGGCTCGACTAACCTATGCCAAGCAGCCAAACACGACGTGGATGATTATAGTATTGCTAACCTCGCTAGTGGCCACAGTATATCAGTTATACTGGGACTTTGTCAAAGACTGGGGACTAATGAATCCGAAATCCAAAAACCCCTGGCTCAGAGATGAACTAATACTAAAGAATAAGAGCATCTATTACATATCCATC GCCATAAATGTTGTTCTAAGGGTTGCTTGGTTGGAAACTGTCATGAAATTTAATGTTGGGATGATTGAATCGAGACTGTTAGACTTTTTCTTGGCTTCATTAGAGGTCATTCGACGAGGGCACTGGAATTTCTACAG GTTGGAGAATGAACACTTGAACAATTCTGGAAATTACAGAGCTGTTAAGGCAGTTCCTTTGCCATTCCGGGATTTTGATTCTGATGACTGA
- the LOC141661183 gene encoding uncharacterized protein LOC141661183, whose protein sequence is MRVFMEAHDIWQAIDPEGSKTPVETKVDKVALAAIYQSVLEDTLLTLAEKKTAKEAWEAVKTLCQGAERVKKARIQTLKAEFESMNMKDSDSLDDFCLKLNGLVTNIRALGESVADSYVLKKILCVVPKRFLQIASTIEQFGDVDTMTIEETVGSLKAHEERMRGQIENSGHQLLLTEEEWNKREKGEQKSG, encoded by the coding sequence ATGCGTGTGTTCATGGAGGCCCATGATATTTGGCAAGCCATAGATCCAGAGGGATCGAAAACACCAGTTGAGACTAAGGTGGATAAGGTAGCTCTGGCAGCTATTTACCAGAGTGTACTTGAAGACACCTTACTGACATTGGCAGAGAAGAAGACTGCCAAGGAGGCTTGGGAGGCTGTGAAAACACTATGCCAGGGAGCCGAACGGGTAAAGAAAGCAAGGATTCAAACCCTCAAAGCTGAGTTTGAATCAATGAATATGAAGGATTCTGACTCACTCGATGACTTCTGTTTAAAACTGAATGGTTTGGTGACTAATATACGTGCACTTGGGGAGAGTGTAGCTGACTCATATGTGCTAAAGAAAATACTCTGTGTGGTACCCAAACGATTTTTACAGATTGCTTCGACCATCGAGCAATTTGGAGACGTTGACACAATGACAATAGAAGAAACAGTTGGCTCCCTGAAAGCACATGAGGAGCGAATGCGAGGACAAATAGAGAACAGTGGGCACCAGTTGCTTCTCACCGAAGAGGAGTGGAACAAAAGAGAAAAGGGGGAACAAAAGAGTGGTTAA